In Planctomycetota bacterium, the DNA window GAGGCCGAGGAGTTGCTCGGCCCCGAGCCCGATTCGATGGGCTACGTCAAGAACCTCTTCTGGGGCCGCAGCCGCAACGACCTGATGTTCCCCTACCCGGAGCAGACGGCCGACGAGAAGACCAAGTGCGAGAAGCTGGTGGGCGAGCTCGAGCAGTACCTCAAGACCGAGCACCCGTCGATCCAGATCGACCAGGAGCAGGAGATCCCCCGCTGGGTGATCGATCGCCTGTTCTCGATGGGCGTGCTGGGCATGACCATCCCCGAGGAGCACGGCGGGCTGGGCATGGGCATCACCAGCTACAACCGCGTGCTCGAGACCATCGGCAAGTACTGCGGCTCGACCGCGGTGCTCGTGAGCGCCCACCAGAGCATCGGGTGCAAGGCGGTCATGCTCTTCGGCACCGACGAGCAGAAGGGCCGATGGCTGCCGAAGCTCGCCAAGGACTGGCTCAGCGCCTTCTGCCTGAGCGAGCCCAACGTCGGCTGCGATGCGGGCGGCCAGGAGACCCGCTGCGAGCTGAGCGAGGACGGCGAGCACTACATCCTCAACGGCGAGAAGAAGTGGGCCACGTCCGGGGCCATCAGCGGCATGTTCACGGTGATGAGCAAGCAGAAGATGGAGGGCGGCAAGGAGAAGGTCACCGCGCTGGTGTGCACGCCCGACATGGAGGGCGTGGAAATCTACCAGAAGAACCGCAGCAAGTGCGGCATCCGCGGCACGTGGCAGGCCCGCATCCGGTTCAACAACGTCCGGGTGCCCAAGGCCAACCTGCTGCACAAGGAGGGCCGGGGCCTCAACGTCGCCCTGACCTGCCTCAACTACGGCCGCTGCACGCTAAGCGCCGGCATGCTGGGCGGCGCCCGCCGCGCAATGGACCAGGCCATCCGCTGGAGCAACACGCGGCACCAGTTCAACGCGGCGCTGGCGGACAAGGACCTCGTCAAGCAGCGGATCGCGCACATGTCCGCGCTCACCTACGCGATGGACGCGGTGCTCTACATGACCACGGGCATGCTGGATCGCCACGATGAGGACATCATGGTCGAGACGGCGATCTGCAAGGTCTTCTGCTCGGAGATGGGCTGGCGGGCGGTCAACGACGCGGTCCAGATCATGGGCGGCGAGAGCTACATGACCGAGAACGAGATCGAGCGGATCTTCCGCGATAGCCGCATCAACATCATCGTCGAGGGCTCCAACGACCTGATGTGGTCGTTCGTGTTCGGCTACGGCGGCAAGCAGCTCGGCGAGAGCATGCTGAGCATCAAGCTGCTGGTAGATTGGGACAAGGACGAGAGCCTCGGGCAGAATCTGGGCCGCATCGTGCCCAACCTGCTCAAGCCCAAGATCCTGGCCAAGGCCGTGCCACTGGGCGCCCAGGTGTTCCTGGGCATTCGCCCGCCGGCGCCGAGCATCGGCAAGGTGCATGCCTCGCTCAAGAACGACGCCGACCGGCTGGCACGGCTCATCCGCGAGCATAGCCACCAGTTCAAGATCACCAGCAAGCGCTACGACGCCGAGCTGGTCAGCCGCCAGGTTCCGCAGAGCCGCCTGGCGCTCAACGCCATCTACCTGCACGCCTACGCGTGCACACTCAGCAAGCTGGACCGCGACGTCCGTTCGGGCCGCAGCGGCCCCGAGCTGGAGCGCGACAAGGCCGCCGCGGCGCACTTCTTCGATCTGGCCGAGCTGTGGATCCACGAGAACTTCCGCGCCCTGTACGAGAATGCGGACGACTCGATGTTCAAGGCCGCCGACGCCGCGCTGGCGTACAACGCGACGCTGCCCACGGGTGACTTCATCATCCCCGAGTCCTCGCCAACCGAACAACTCGGGCAGGGCCGCACCGTGGACCAGTCGGCCATCAAGCAATTCCCGGGTGATGCGGCGGGCTCCTATCATGGGGACCACGCGCACGCGGGGGCGGCCGGCTAGGCCGCGACGTTCCAGCACGATCCGACGCGCCGCGGATCGCCCCGGCGCTTGCGTGAGGGCCGCCCCAGTCCGCCGCCGGGGCTATCGTGCGGCACCCGGATGGACCCGATCGGAGACCGGCCACGCCGCCCCGCGGTCGGCCGCACAGGAGACGACCCGGATGCCCAAGAAGGTCGCCTACAAGACGCAGATCGACTATCTGCAGCTGATGGACGAGAACGGGAAGCTGGACGCCCGCCTCGCCAAGGACCTGCTCGGCGACGAGGAGGTCCAGCAGATGTACGAGCACATGACGGTCTGCCGGCGGTACGACGAGGTGGCCTTCCGGCTGCAGCGGTCGGGCCGCATGGGCACCTTCCCGCAGAACAAGGGCCAGGAGGCCGCGGCCATCGGCTCGGGCCACGCCGCCCGCAAGGGCGTGGACTGGCTGGTGCCCGCCTATCGCGAGAACGCGGCGCTCTTCATGCACGGGCTGCCCATGCACTACGTGCTGGTGTACTGGATGGGGGACGAGCGGGGCAGCCAGATCCCCGATGGCCTCAAGATGCTGCCGCTCAGCGTGCCCATCGGCACGCACATGCTGCACGCCGTGGGCATCGCGTGGGCCAACAAGATCCGCGGCGACGACGGCGTGGTGCTGACCTACTTCGGTGATGGCGCGACGAGCGAGGGCGACTTCCACGAGGCCGCCAACTTCGCCGGCGCATTGCAGGTGCCCTGTGTCTTCATCTGCCAGAACAACCAGTGGGCCATCAGCGTGCCCCGCGACCGCCAGACCGCCAGCGAGACCTTCGCCCAGAAGGCGCTGGGCTACGGCATGCCGACCATCCAGGTCGACGGCAACGACGTGTTCGCGATGTACAAGGCCACCCGCGACGCCATCGAGCGGGCCCGCGAGGGCGACGGCCCCTCGTTCATCGAGGCGGTGACCTACCGCCTGGCCGACCACACCACGGCCGACGACGCCAGCCGCTACCGCGACGAGGACGAGCTCGACGCCTGGAAGGCCAAGGACCCGCTCATCCGCCTCCGCAAGTACCTCGAGGCCAAGGGTCTGTGGGACGAGGACAAGCAGGAGGCCCTCGAGGCGCGGGCCAAGGCCATCGTCCAGGAGGTCGTGAAGACGGCCGAGGAGATCCCGGCCCCCGAGGTCGACGACATCTTCGACTACACCTTCGCGGAGCTCCCCGAGAGCCTCAAGGCCCAGCGCTCGACGATGCGGACGACCTCGCTCGGGCAGGATCCATCGCAGGTCGGCGGCGCGGCCGCCCAGACGGTTCGGTAGGGAGAGAACGACGCATGGCCGAACTGAACCTGGTCCAATCGATCAATCTCGCCCTCGCCCAGGAGATGGAGCGGGACGACCGCGTCGTCGTGCTCGGCGAGGACGTCGGCCTCAACGGCGGCGTGTTCCGCGTTACCGAGGGCCTGCAGAAGCGCTTCGGCGAGGACCGCGTGGTCGATACGCCGCTGGCCGAGTCGGGCATCATCGGCACCAGCATCGGCCTGGCGATGAACGACATGCGGCCCGTGCCCGAGATCCAGTTCGAGGGGTTCCTGGGGCCGGCCTACGACCAGCTCGTGCACCACGCCGGCCGCATGCGGAACCGCACCCGCGGGGCGGTCACGGTGCCGCTCACCGTGCGGGTGCCCGTGGGCGGCGGCATCCATGCGCCGGAGCTGCACAGCGACAGCCCCGAGGCGATCTACAGCCACCACGTGGGCATCAAGGTGGTCATGCCGTCGACGCCCTACGACGCCAAGGGCCTGCTGCTGGCGGCGATCCGCGATCCCGATCCGGTCCTCTACTTCGAGCCCAAGCGCGTCTATCGCAGCTACAAGGAGCACGTGCCCGAGGACGACTACGAGGTGCCCATCGGCGAGGCCAAGATCCTCAGCGAAGGCAACGACGTGACCGTCGTGACCTGGGGCGCCACCGTGTTCCAGGCGCTCGCCGCGCTCGACGAGCTGCCCGAGGACGTGAGCGTCGAGCTGATCGACCTGCGCACGATCTACCCGATGGACGAGGACGCGATCGTCGAGAGCGTGCAGAAGACCGGCCGCTGCGTCGTCGTGCACGAGGCGGCCCGAACCGCGGGCATGGGCGCCGAGATCGCCACCATCGTCCAAGAGAAGTGCTTCCTGAACCTGGAGGCGCCCGTGCAGCGGGTCACGGGCTTCGACGTCGTGATGCCGTATTACAAGCTCGAGAACCACTACCTGCCCGAGGCCCCCCGCATCAAGGAGGCGATCGAGCAGGTGCTGGCGTACTAGCGTATGGAGAGGGAGGGGGCAATGGGCACCAGGCAATGGGCAACGGCATCGATGCGGATGCCGGCGTTCGTGCGCAGTCCCATTGCCTAGTGCCCATTCCCCATTGCCCGAGGATTTCCATGGCCGGCAAGGTTTCTAGCGATCCAAACGTCTTCCTCCTGCCCGACATCGGCGAAGGTCTGCAAGAGGCCGAGCTCATCAAGTGGCTGGTCAAGGAGGGCGACACGGTCGAGGAGCAGCAGTCGCTGGCCGAGGTCGAGACCGACAAGGCGCTCACCGAGATCCCCGCGCCGCGTGGAGGCACCATCAAGACGCTACACGGTGCCGACGGCGACACCATGAAGGTGGGCGAGCCCTTCGTGACCTTCGAGGGCGGCGCCGACGCCCCCGCGGCCGCCAGCAACAACGGCGATGCCGCCACGACCAGGCCCAAGGACACGCCCGCCCGGGAGGACGACGGCACCGTCGTCGGCAAGATGTCCGCCGACACGCCAGGCCTGACGCGGACCGCCGGCAAGGCCCTCGCGACGCCCGCCGTCCGCCGCATCGCCCGCGAGATGGGCGTGGACATCAACCGGGTGCCCGGCAGCGGCATCGGCGGCCGCGTTCTGGAGAAGGACCTCAAGGCCTTCGTCGCCGGCGGCGGGGCATCGTCGCCGGCGTCCGAGGTTTCGAGCGCCCCCGCCGCCCGCACGAGCGAGCCCGCGGCGCCGCCGACGTCGCGCCGCCCGATGCCCAGGCCGCAAGCCTCACCCCAGCCCGGACCGCAGCAGGCGTTCCAGCCACCGATGCCCCAGCCCGGCATGGCTCCGCAGATGGCCGCCCCGCAGATGGCTCCGGGGATGGGCATGCCCTACGGCATGCCGATGCCCATGATGATGATGCCCATGCCGATGATGATGCCCTTCCCCGGCATGTACCCCGGCATGATGCCCGGGATGGTTCCGGGAGCGGGCGGCGCCGGAGTTCCGCAGGCGCCGGGCTACACGCCGTCCTCGATCCGGCCGATCCCCGATCCCGCGCAGCAGAGCAAGGCTTCGGGTGCCGATGCACGCACCTCCTTCCGCGGGGTCCGCAAGACTATCGCCAACCGCCTGCGGCAGTCCGTGGACACGGCGGTGCACTTCACGGTGATGGACGAGGCCGACGTGACCGACCTCGATGCGCTCCGCCGGCAGCTCTCGCAGCAGGGCGCCAAGCTCAGCTTCCTGCCGTTCGTCGCCGCCGCGGTCTGCCGGACCATCGGCCCGAATGCGGGTGGGCGATTCGGCGCACTCAACGCGATCGTGGACGACGACGCCGAGGAGATCGTCGAGCACGCCGCCGTGCACCTGGGCATCGCTACCGACACCGACGCCGGGCTGATGGTGCCCGTCATCCGCGAGGCCGATCGCATGGACGTCGCGGGCCTGTCCGACTCGATCGCCGGCGCGGCCCGGGGCGCCCGCGACCGCAGCGCCCCGCGGGAGGCGCTCACGGGCAGCACCTTCACGATCAGCAACGTCGGCAGCCACGCGGGCATGTTCGCCACGCCGGTGATCAACTACCCCGAGGTGGGCATCCTCGCGGTGGGCAAGGTCTACGACGCCGTCGTGGTGCGCGACGGCCAGCCGCTCGTCGGCAAGAAGATGCCCCTGAGCCTCGCCTGCGACCACCGCGTGGTCGACGGCGCGACGGCGGCGCTGGCGCTGGCGGAGATCGTGGGGTTGCTGGCCGATCCCTCTTCGATTGCCTGAGTCGCTGCGTCGGCAACAACAACAACAACAACAACAACAACAACAACCGCGCGCAGCCGGTCGAACCGAACCGCACGCGGTTGCTCTATCACCCTGGCCTCAGAGTCGCCACTCCTTGGCGCTGGGCGAGATCTGGGTTGCCGGCGTCGACTTCGCCTTCCGCTCCTTCTTCGGACGGAACGCAGCCGCGTAGGTCTCGCCGACCTCGACCAGTTCGACCTGCCGCAGGTCGATGGTGGTTCGCTTGCCCTTGCCGCGCGAGACGACGACGTAGGGCAGGCTGACCGCCTCGATCCGCAGCGGGGTACCCGCGCGGCCCCACGGCTCCCACTCGCCCGAGGTGTCGCACTCGGGCCACCAGGGCAGCACGAGTCGCTCGAACTCGCCGCCGTACGGCCGCCACCAGTAGTTCTTGCGGACCATCAGCACGGCAACGTGCTGGCCCGGCCCGACATCCTCGGGCGCGAGCCGGCGCGACAGGATCGATGGTTCGGTGGACGCGCTCTGCGGGCGGAGCGCACGCTGCTGCACTTCGTGCTCCATGGCTCGTCCTCCTAAGAGGGCTACATGCGCGTGCGCGCGGGCGACGACGCATCACCCGGTCGCATGCGCGGATCGCGGGCCCAAGAATCAACTCCGGACCGGTTTGGGCGTGCGCGGGTCCGGCTCAGCCGGACGAAGCTCAGCCGGACAAAGAACCTCGCCGACTCGGCACGCGCAGGGCCCCGCCGCCGAATCGACGGCCGGGATCGTGCATTGCGTTGGCTGCGTTGCGCAGCATGGTCGGGGTTCCTTCGTGTCAGGCGCTCTGCGGCGAGCTCGTCACCGCGATCCCGCGCCGGGCGCAATCGACGGCGCGGGCCCCAAGTTTCCCGCGGGATGCCGTCGAGTCAAGAGTCGCCGCCGAGAAACTGCGTCCGCCCACGGTTATGTGGCCCCGGTTCTGGGTTCCGGCGTTGCGGGCTCCGGCCGCCGGGAACACTACAGTGGCCGGGGACGTTCGCGTGGATTGCGGCCCGATCGGCCGCGCAGGAGGATGCGGATGGCCGAACGCGGCAAGACCGGCGATCGACGCCAGGGGCTGGGCAACCGCGCCCGCAGCATGGCGGTGCGGGCCCTGGGCGAAGTGTCGTCCTTTGCGCACCCGAGCCCCGCGGAGATCTACGGCCGCTCGGCCCAGCAGGACGCCAGCACCCGAAACCCGCTGATCCTGATCCCGGGCATCCTCGGCTCGCGGCTGGTCTGGAAGAACGCGACGGGCGAGGAGGACGACTACCTCTGGGGAGGCTCGGATAAGGCGGGCTTCGCCGACCCCGAGGATCCCAAGGCCGTCCAGAAGATCATCCACCCGATGGAGCCCGGCACGCCGCTGCACGACCTGACCGACGAGGTGCGGTCGGCCGGCTCGCTGACCAAGCTGCGGCTGAGCATGCTGGGCTTCCCCATCGAGGTGCGCGCCTACGAGGCCATCCTGCGGATGCTCGGCGTGGGCGACTACGAGGCGTCGCTGCAGACCAAGGGCTCGCGGATGCGCGCGCAGCTGGACTACGGCTGGACCGCGCTCTCGACCTGCTTCCAGTTCGACTACGACTGGCGGCGGAGCATCCCCGAGAACGCCCGGCTGCTGGCCCGCTTCATCGAGCAGGTCCGCACCTTCTCGGCCCGCGACGCCCGCGTGTGCGATCCCGAGGGACTGAAGGTCGACGTCGTCGCCCACTCGATGGGCGGGCTGATGCTGCGGTACTACATGCGATACGGCGACCAGCTGCTGCCCGAGGACGGCTCGCCGCCCAAGCTGACGTGGGCAGGCGCCAAGAACGTCGAGCACGCCATCATGATCGGCACGCCCAACGCGGGCTCGACGATGTCGCTCGACAAGCTGGTGCACGGGCTGCCCGCCACGCCGGCGACGCCCGGCTACGCGTCGAGCTTCCTGGGCACCTTCCCGTCGATCTACCAGCTGCTGCCGCGGTCCCGGCACCGCTTCTTCATCGATGAAGCCACGGGTGAGCCGATCGAGGACCTGCTCTCGATCGAGCGCTGGATGAAGATGCGCTGGGGGCTGGCGAATCCTGCGATCGAGGACCACCTGGCCATGATGCTGCCGGACGTCGACGCACCCGCTCGGCGTGCGATCGCCCTGGATCACCTGGCCAAGTGCCTCCGTGAGACCGAGCGGGTGCAGGCCGCGCTCGATCTGCCCGCCAACGCGCCGCGGGACCTGGCGCTGCACCTCTTCGCCGGCGACGGCGCCCGCACGCCGAGGCATGTGGAGGTCGGCGTGGGAGATCAGAAGTTCCGCAACGCGGCGACCGAGTTCGGCGACGGCACGGTGCTGCGGTCCAGCGCACTCATGGACGAGCGGATGGCCGAGGACGAGCCCGGCCCGCGGGTCGTCACGCCGATTCGCTGGGACGCGGTGACCTTCATCCCGACGCACCATCTGACGCTGACGCGGCACCCCACGTTCATCAATAATGCGCTCTATATCTTGCTCGAGAAGCCGCGGCCGACGTGCCTGTACAGGGCACCCCAAGCCGCCGCCGCCCCGGCCGCGGCCCAGCCCGGGGGGCGTGCGAACGGGGCGGCGACCGGGACGACGTGAGGAGCGATCGGGGATCGCGCCCGGCATGATGCCGAGGGGTCTCTACCCGTCGAGGGCGGCCCGCAGCAGCAGCAGAACGTCGATGAGGTCGACGCGGCCGTCGCCGTCGAGATCCTCCGGGCAGCCCCGGCACGGTCCGAGCGCATCGAGCAGGATCAGCAGGTCAAAGACGTCGACGATGCAATCGCCGTTGAGGTCGGCGAAGACCGTACAGCCGCCGTCGGCGATGACACGGTAGATCGCCGTCGTGCCGGAGACCTCGTGCGCCGCAACGAGCAGGGGCTCGCCGATGGGGCTGTCGTCGGCCGGAATGAAGACCAGGCCCTCGGGCGCAAGGTCGCCAGCCGTGCCCGCGGCGGGGTCGCCGCCGAAGTCGCGGCTGGTTGCATAGGTCTCGAAGATGGGTTCCCTTGGATCGGTGATGTCGTACACGAAGATGCCACCGACGCGCTCGGCACCGATGAAGGCATAGGTCCGCGAGCCGATCTCACCGAGCGTCAGCGCCTCGGGCTCGGGCCCCTTGTCGTCCGAGCGATCGTCGAAGCTGCCGTTCTCGTCGTTCGTGCTGTTGAAGTCGTCGGGCAGGATGCCGGCCGTGATCCTCTCGAAATCGGATCCCGAATCGAACACGAGATCGCCGTCGGTCGTGAAGATGCTGAAGCTGCGTCCGCCGTAGCTAAAGAGCTGATCGAAGTCGCCGTCGCCGTCAGGGTCGCCCGCAGTGGTCGTGATCTTCAGGCGGCCCAGATTCGCGTCGTCCTGGATCGCGGCGGCGTGCGGGAATGCCACGGGGTCGAGCACCACGTCGCCGACGCGCGCCTCCTCCGAGAAGCCGTCGTAATCGCGGGCGTCGCCCTCGTTTGCCGTCACGATGAGCGTCGAATCGCCCATGGCATAGGAAGCGATGGAATCCGGCAGGTAGAAGCCCAGTACGGGCCAGCTGCGGATGTTGATCGCGTCGTCACGATTGGAGGCATCCAGTTCGTTGTCCGGTGCGGCGTGGTCCTTGGTGCCAAGCCCAAAAATGTCGGTGACCCACGCGAAGGGGATGAACACCTCGACGATGGCGTTGTTCTCCTGGCACACGACGTAGGCGAAGCGGGAGTCCTCGGAAATCGTGATGAACTCAGGCTCCAGGTCCTGGGCGATCGATGCGCCAGGGCCGAAGATCCGCACGCCCCCATCGAGGTCCCCAGCGCGCAGCCGTCCGAAGCCCGCGGTCCGGACGTCCCGCTGCCGCACCGGGTGATCACCGCGGATGCGGATCACGCTGACCGAGCCCTCGGGGTCGACGGTGTAGTCGTCGCTGGGCTCGCCCTCGTTGGCGACCAGCAGCCAGCGGCCGTCCGGGCTGTACGTGAGCATGTCGGGCAACGCGCCGACCTCAACGCTCGACTCGAAGCTGCCGTCGTTGCCGAAGAACACCACCGAACCCGGGTCCTGTGGGGGGTCGGCTTCGACGGCCACCGCAACACGACCGCCCGAGACGTCCACGGAGTTCACGCCCGCGCCGAAGGAGGACAGGTCGATGGTGAATGCCAGGATCGGCCTCGACGGATCGGTGATGTCGAGGGCATCTACGGTGTTTGCGTTGGCGTTGGTGACGAACACGAGTCCGCTATCGGCGTCGAAGGCCGCGATCTCGGCGGCGCCCTCGTCGAAGGCTCCCGATTCGAAGCGGCCCAGGAATTCCACCGAGACGTCCTGCGCCGCGGCCGAGGTTACGGCGGCACCGAGGGCTAGCCCGGCCAGCATCGACGCTGCTTGCGCGCGAGTGTGCATGTTCTCTCCTTCGTTTCTGCGGGATGCGAGTCGCCCACATCGATCGACGCGCGCGATCCTGAGCGCGGCAACGCTACGTCGGATCGCATCACGGATGGTGACGTGAGGCGCTCAGCTTGCGCGATGTACGAATTCAGATGTAGTTAAGCGTGATCGGTGGACCGGCGTCGTCAGCCGCCGCCAACGAGCGTCACGATCTCTATCTCATCGTGCTCGGCGAGGATGATGCGGCCGTGCTCGGCACGGGGCGCGATGGTGCGGTTGACCTCAACCGCGCAAGTCGCCGAGGCCAGGCCAACCTGTTCGAGAAGATTGGCGATCGTGGTGCCTGGTGGAAAGCGATGCTGCTGGCCATTGACCACGACCCGGATGGTGCAGACCGCGGAATCAGCGTTGCTCGCCTGGACGGCGGTACCGGCCGGATCGTCGCTCGATCGCCCCATGGTTCCGATGATACCTGAGCCCGCGGATTGCTGCAATCCCGTTCGCGACGGGCGAGGCAAACCCCCACCGCTCCGCCGCATACCCTTCGACATGCGGCAGTCGTTTAGGATGGCCGGGCGGA includes these proteins:
- the thiS gene encoding sulfur carrier protein ThiS is translated as MGRSSDDPAGTAVQASNADSAVCTIRVVVNGQQHRFPPGTTIANLLEQVGLASATCAVEVNRTIAPRAEHGRIILAEHDEIEIVTLVGGG
- a CDS encoding choice-of-anchor I family protein, whose translation is MHTRAQAASMLAGLALGAAVTSAAAQDVSVEFLGRFESGAFDEGAAEIAAFDADSGLVFVTNANANTVDALDITDPSRPILAFTIDLSSFGAGVNSVDVSGGRVAVAVEADPPQDPGSVVFFGNDGSFESSVEVGALPDMLTYSPDGRWLLVANEGEPSDDYTVDPEGSVSVIRIRGDHPVRQRDVRTAGFGRLRAGDLDGGVRIFGPGASIAQDLEPEFITISEDSRFAYVVCQENNAIVEVFIPFAWVTDIFGLGTKDHAAPDNELDASNRDDAINIRSWPVLGFYLPDSIASYAMGDSTLIVTANEGDARDYDGFSEEARVGDVVLDPVAFPHAAAIQDDANLGRLKITTTAGDPDGDGDFDQLFSYGGRSFSIFTTDGDLVFDSGSDFERITAGILPDDFNSTNDENGSFDDRSDDKGPEPEALTLGEIGSRTYAFIGAERVGGIFVYDITDPREPIFETYATSRDFGGDPAAGTAGDLAPEGLVFIPADDSPIGEPLLVAAHEVSGTTAIYRVIADGGCTVFADLNGDCIVDVFDLLILLDALGPCRGCPEDLDGDGRVDLIDVLLLLRAALDG
- a CDS encoding 2-oxo acid dehydrogenase subunit E2 gives rise to the protein MAGKVSSDPNVFLLPDIGEGLQEAELIKWLVKEGDTVEEQQSLAEVETDKALTEIPAPRGGTIKTLHGADGDTMKVGEPFVTFEGGADAPAAASNNGDAATTRPKDTPAREDDGTVVGKMSADTPGLTRTAGKALATPAVRRIAREMGVDINRVPGSGIGGRVLEKDLKAFVAGGGASSPASEVSSAPAARTSEPAAPPTSRRPMPRPQASPQPGPQQAFQPPMPQPGMAPQMAAPQMAPGMGMPYGMPMPMMMMPMPMMMPFPGMYPGMMPGMVPGAGGAGVPQAPGYTPSSIRPIPDPAQQSKASGADARTSFRGVRKTIANRLRQSVDTAVHFTVMDEADVTDLDALRRQLSQQGAKLSFLPFVAAAVCRTIGPNAGGRFGALNAIVDDDAEEIVEHAAVHLGIATDTDAGLMVPVIREADRMDVAGLSDSIAGAARGARDRSAPREALTGSTFTISNVGSHAGMFATPVINYPEVGILAVGKVYDAVVVRDGQPLVGKKMPLSLACDHRVVDGATAALALAEIVGLLADPSSIA
- a CDS encoding acyl-CoA dehydrogenase family protein — translated: MADLKQMKGVSEEDKRLLQEAEELLGPEPDSMGYVKNLFWGRSRNDLMFPYPEQTADEKTKCEKLVGELEQYLKTEHPSIQIDQEQEIPRWVIDRLFSMGVLGMTIPEEHGGLGMGITSYNRVLETIGKYCGSTAVLVSAHQSIGCKAVMLFGTDEQKGRWLPKLAKDWLSAFCLSEPNVGCDAGGQETRCELSEDGEHYILNGEKKWATSGAISGMFTVMSKQKMEGGKEKVTALVCTPDMEGVEIYQKNRSKCGIRGTWQARIRFNNVRVPKANLLHKEGRGLNVALTCLNYGRCTLSAGMLGGARRAMDQAIRWSNTRHQFNAALADKDLVKQRIAHMSALTYAMDAVLYMTTGMLDRHDEDIMVETAICKVFCSEMGWRAVNDAVQIMGGESYMTENEIERIFRDSRINIIVEGSNDLMWSFVFGYGGKQLGESMLSIKLLVDWDKDESLGQNLGRIVPNLLKPKILAKAVPLGAQVFLGIRPPAPSIGKVHASLKNDADRLARLIREHSHQFKITSKRYDAELVSRQVPQSRLALNAIYLHAYACTLSKLDRDVRSGRSGPELERDKAAAAHFFDLAELWIHENFRALYENADDSMFKAADAALAYNATLPTGDFIIPESSPTEQLGQGRTVDQSAIKQFPGDAAGSYHGDHAHAGAAG
- a CDS encoding alpha-ketoacid dehydrogenase subunit beta, which gives rise to MAELNLVQSINLALAQEMERDDRVVVLGEDVGLNGGVFRVTEGLQKRFGEDRVVDTPLAESGIIGTSIGLAMNDMRPVPEIQFEGFLGPAYDQLVHHAGRMRNRTRGAVTVPLTVRVPVGGGIHAPELHSDSPEAIYSHHVGIKVVMPSTPYDAKGLLLAAIRDPDPVLYFEPKRVYRSYKEHVPEDDYEVPIGEAKILSEGNDVTVVTWGATVFQALAALDELPEDVSVELIDLRTIYPMDEDAIVESVQKTGRCVVVHEAARTAGMGAEIATIVQEKCFLNLEAPVQRVTGFDVVMPYYKLENHYLPEAPRIKEAIEQVLAY
- the pdhA gene encoding pyruvate dehydrogenase (acetyl-transferring) E1 component subunit alpha, which produces MPKKVAYKTQIDYLQLMDENGKLDARLAKDLLGDEEVQQMYEHMTVCRRYDEVAFRLQRSGRMGTFPQNKGQEAAAIGSGHAARKGVDWLVPAYRENAALFMHGLPMHYVLVYWMGDERGSQIPDGLKMLPLSVPIGTHMLHAVGIAWANKIRGDDGVVLTYFGDGATSEGDFHEAANFAGALQVPCVFICQNNQWAISVPRDRQTASETFAQKALGYGMPTIQVDGNDVFAMYKATRDAIERAREGDGPSFIEAVTYRLADHTTADDASRYRDEDELDAWKAKDPLIRLRKYLEAKGLWDEDKQEALEARAKAIVQEVVKTAEEIPAPEVDDIFDYTFAELPESLKAQRSTMRTTSLGQDPSQVGGAAAQTVR